One segment of Phosphitispora fastidiosa DNA contains the following:
- a CDS encoding thioesterase family protein — protein sequence MEASLQPGLFGEISVVVSERDTAIEHGSGGVPVFATPAMIALMENAALTSVARYLSGGSTTVGIKISSTHSAATPVGMTVTAKSELIEIDGKRLIFKVEAFDEVDRIGEGIHERFIINTEKFMKKIIEKASRQ from the coding sequence ATGGAGGCATCTTTACAGCCCGGGCTTTTTGGGGAAATCAGCGTTGTAGTAAGCGAAAGAGATACTGCAATAGAACACGGGAGCGGCGGTGTGCCCGTTTTTGCAACACCGGCGATGATAGCGCTGATGGAGAATGCGGCTTTGACTTCTGTCGCCCGGTATTTATCCGGCGGAAGTACAACAGTAGGCATTAAAATCAGCTCAACACACAGTGCAGCGACACCGGTAGGCATGACAGTAACGGCCAAATCAGAATTAATAGAAATCGACGGGAAAAGGCTGATATTTAAAGTTGAGGCTTTTGATGAGGTTGACAGGATAGGTGAAGGAATCCATGAAAGATTTATTATAAATACCGAAAAATTTATGAAAAAAATTATAGAAAAGGCTTCACGGCAATAG
- a CDS encoding formate--tetrahydrofolate ligase, with amino-acid sequence MPYNPRSMDPTKFKDYQIAQEAEKFLPTPEEWIEKLGLEKEEMIPFGKTPKLDFLKIMNRLKDKPDGKFIEVTAITPTPFGEGKTTVAMGLIQGLGVKGKNVGGALRQPSGGPTMNVKGTAAGGGNALLIPMTEFSLGLTGDINDIMNAHNLAMVAATSRYQHECNYTDEELTKRGLRRLDIDPKNMEMGWIIDFCAQSLRNIIIGLGGKKDGYPMPSRFGIAVGSELMAILAVSRDLADLRDRLGKITVAYDRTGKPVTTSDLDVAGAMCAWMRNCINPTLCYSVEGQPVLVHAGPFANIAIGQSSVIADRLGMKLFDYLVTESGFAADIGFEKFWNVKCRLSGNVPNVSVIVATIRALKMHGGGPLVAPGRPLPAEYTQENLDLVDKGCENLFHMVNVVKKSGIVPVVCINSFYTDTDAEIDLIRKKCNEFGVRVARSDHWMYGGEGAAELADVVMDACNEPSNYKPLYPLEMPLRQRVEMIAKEVYGADGVQWSPVAEAKAKKFESDPQFADFQTMMVKTHLSLSHDPTVKGVPKGWLLPIRDILVYSGAKFLCPCAGDISLMPGTASDPAYRRVDVNTETGEVSGLF; translated from the coding sequence ATGCCTTACAATCCGAGATCAATGGACCCAACAAAGTTTAAAGATTACCAAATCGCTCAAGAGGCTGAGAAGTTCCTGCCGACTCCGGAAGAGTGGATTGAAAAACTTGGGCTTGAAAAAGAAGAAATGATTCCTTTCGGGAAGACTCCTAAGCTTGATTTCCTGAAAATTATGAACCGCTTGAAAGACAAGCCTGACGGTAAATTTATTGAAGTTACCGCTATCACCCCAACTCCATTTGGTGAAGGTAAAACAACTGTTGCTATGGGCCTTATCCAGGGACTTGGCGTAAAAGGTAAAAATGTCGGCGGTGCACTGCGCCAGCCTTCCGGCGGCCCTACAATGAACGTTAAAGGGACTGCAGCTGGTGGCGGAAATGCCCTGCTTATTCCAATGACCGAATTTTCCCTCGGTCTCACCGGGGATATCAATGATATCATGAACGCTCATAACCTAGCTATGGTGGCTGCTACATCCCGTTATCAGCACGAGTGCAACTACACCGATGAAGAACTCACCAAGCGCGGTCTGAGGCGTCTGGACATAGACCCGAAAAACATGGAAATGGGCTGGATTATTGACTTCTGTGCCCAGTCTCTGCGGAATATCATCATCGGCCTCGGCGGCAAGAAGGATGGTTATCCGATGCCGTCACGGTTTGGTATCGCTGTTGGTTCTGAGTTAATGGCTATTCTGGCTGTTTCCCGTGACCTCGCTGATCTGAGAGATCGTCTTGGCAAGATTACCGTTGCTTATGACCGGACCGGCAAACCTGTCACTACCTCTGACCTGGATGTAGCCGGTGCAATGTGTGCCTGGATGAGAAACTGTATTAACCCAACTCTCTGCTACTCGGTGGAAGGCCAGCCTGTTCTGGTTCATGCCGGACCCTTTGCTAATATTGCTATTGGACAGAGTTCCGTTATCGCAGACCGCTTAGGGATGAAATTGTTTGACTACCTGGTAACTGAGTCTGGTTTTGCTGCAGATATCGGTTTCGAGAAGTTCTGGAACGTAAAATGCCGCTTAAGTGGCAATGTTCCTAATGTGTCCGTAATCGTTGCTACAATTCGCGCTCTCAAAATGCACGGTGGCGGCCCGCTTGTTGCCCCTGGACGTCCGTTGCCGGCTGAATATACCCAGGAAAACCTCGACTTGGTCGACAAGGGCTGCGAGAACCTGTTCCACATGGTAAATGTGGTTAAGAAATCAGGTATCGTTCCGGTTGTATGTATCAACAGTTTCTACACTGATACTGATGCTGAAATTGATCTTATCAGGAAAAAGTGTAATGAGTTTGGCGTTCGGGTTGCCAGGTCTGATCACTGGATGTATGGTGGCGAAGGCGCAGCTGAGTTGGCTGATGTTGTTATGGATGCCTGCAACGAGCCATCTAACTACAAACCGCTCTATCCGTTGGAAATGCCTCTCCGCCAGCGCGTAGAAATGATTGCCAAAGAAGTATACGGCGCTGATGGTGTGCAGTGGTCACCGGTGGCTGAAGCTAAAGCCAAGAAGTTTGAATCTGATCCGCAGTTTGCTGATTTCCAAACTATGATGGTTAAGACCCACCTGAGTCTGTCTCATGACCCGACTGTGAAGGGTGTACCCAAGGGATGGCTTCTGCCGATCCGTGACATCTTAGTTTACAGCGGCGCCAAGTTCCTTTGCCCATGCGCCGGGGACATTTCCTTAATGCCTGGTACCGCATCTGACCCGGCTTACAGAAGAGTTGATGTAAATACTGAAACCGGTGAAGTAAGCGGATTGTTCTAG
- a CDS encoding HD domain-containing protein, which yields MDRLDRLLKDELYRGYLDKNIAAEMDRKFCRHTFQHMVDVARIAYILLLETGDIRRFMEENDFNLRLAREVIYTAALLHDIGRWKEYAAGEDHAKAGAVLAEELLLKTGFNETETEIITRGIREHRRLPEQNSLLGRYLHKADRLSRQCTRCEAAGECYKITQMETGRIELVY from the coding sequence GTGGACAGGCTTGACAGACTATTAAAGGACGAGTTATACAGGGGTTATCTGGATAAAAATATAGCTGCTGAAATGGACAGGAAGTTTTGCAGGCACACTTTTCAGCATATGGTTGATGTAGCCAGGATTGCTTATATACTTTTATTGGAGACCGGAGACATTCGGAGGTTTATGGAGGAAAACGACTTTAACCTGCGCCTGGCAAGGGAAGTTATTTATACAGCTGCTCTCTTGCACGATATCGGTCGCTGGAAGGAATATGCAGCCGGGGAGGATCATGCAAAGGCCGGCGCAGTATTGGCAGAAGAGCTGCTGCTTAAAACGGGATTTAATGAAACGGAAACAGAAATAATAACCAGAGGGATTAGAGAACACCGGAGGCTGCCTGAACAGAATTCTTTACTGGGCAGGTATCTGCACAAGGCTGACCGGCTATCCCGGCAGTGTACCCGCTGTGAGGCTGCCGGTGAGTGTTACAAAATTACACAGATGGAAACAGGCCGGATTGAACTTGTTTATTAA
- the folP gene encoding dihydropteroate synthase: MFTVRAIRVGDIEEAKKELSLTGADASGVNIMSPKAVHRVIKAVGVPVKAAVILKQEMLSKGGEAAVSRGVGNFSVETTDVLLMGTVEQFNRVIKKLKAQPFGLSKLADILCRTLNNLEGNNHQALNCRGHLLPLGERTIIMGILNITPDSFSDGGRFFDLDTAIKHAREMVELGADIIDIGGESTRPTADPVPLDAELSRVLPVLKRLVEEINVPVSVDTYKAEVARQALEEGAHIINDIWGLQADPDMADVVARYEDVPLVLMHNQNGTEYNSMMDEVLDALRSSVDMALRAGVKRENIVIDPGIGFGKDTDQNLEVMHRMWEFKTLGYPVLLGTSRKSMIGNTLNLPVTERIEGTAATVTLGIMQGVDIVRVHDIKEMGRVVRMTDAMVRR; this comes from the coding sequence GTGTTCACGGTGCGGGCAATCAGAGTAGGTGATATTGAAGAGGCTAAAAAGGAGCTTTCTCTGACCGGAGCGGATGCTTCAGGGGTTAATATTATGTCTCCCAAAGCAGTTCACAGGGTTATCAAGGCAGTGGGTGTTCCGGTTAAGGCAGCGGTTATCCTGAAACAGGAGATGCTTTCAAAGGGTGGAGAGGCTGCTGTAAGCCGGGGTGTAGGAAATTTCTCTGTAGAGACAACTGATGTGTTGTTAATGGGCACTGTAGAACAGTTTAACAGAGTTATTAAAAAGTTGAAGGCACAGCCCTTTGGGTTAAGCAAATTGGCTGATATTCTTTGCCGCACCCTAAATAATCTGGAAGGGAACAACCATCAGGCTTTAAACTGCAGGGGACATCTTCTGCCGCTTGGTGAACGAACTATTATTATGGGTATCTTAAACATTACCCCTGACTCCTTTTCTGATGGGGGCAGGTTTTTTGATTTAGATACTGCTATCAAACATGCCCGGGAAATGGTTGAGTTGGGAGCGGATATAATTGATATTGGCGGTGAATCAACAAGACCCACCGCAGATCCCGTACCTCTGGATGCGGAATTGTCCCGCGTTCTGCCGGTTCTGAAAAGGCTGGTCGAAGAGATTAATGTACCTGTTTCAGTTGATACCTATAAGGCAGAGGTGGCCAGACAGGCGCTGGAAGAGGGGGCTCATATTATAAACGATATCTGGGGCCTTCAGGCTGACCCTGACATGGCAGACGTTGTGGCCAGGTATGAAGATGTGCCTCTGGTTTTGATGCACAACCAAAATGGGACAGAATATAACAGTATGATGGATGAGGTCCTTGACGCTTTGCGGAGTAGTGTGGATATGGCGCTTCGGGCAGGTGTGAAACGGGAAAATATTGTTATCGACCCTGGTATCGGGTTTGGGAAGGATACTGACCAGAACCTGGAGGTAATGCACCGGATGTGGGAGTTTAAGACACTGGGGTATCCGGTACTTTTGGGGACATCACGAAAGTCTATGATTGGCAATACCCTCAACCTTCCGGTGACCGAAAGGATTGAGGGCACCGCAGCCACAGTAACCCTTGGAATTATGCAAGGTGTGGATATTGTAAGGGTTCACGATATTAAAGAAATGGGCCGGGTTGTCAGGATGACAGATGCAATGGTGAGGAGGTAA
- the folB gene encoding dihydroneopterin aldolase produces the protein MGKDKILLSGMQFYGRHGVFPEEKAMGQKFIFDVELTLDLRKAGATDDVNHTINYADIYATVKNIVTQKNFNLIEALAENVAQEILANYRIDQVRVNVRKPHAPISGIFDYMGCEIIRGIKL, from the coding sequence TTGGGAAAAGATAAAATCCTGCTCTCGGGGATGCAGTTCTACGGGAGGCATGGTGTTTTTCCGGAAGAAAAGGCTATGGGTCAGAAATTTATTTTTGATGTTGAACTCACCCTGGACCTGAGAAAAGCGGGGGCGACAGATGATGTTAATCATACGATAAATTATGCAGATATATATGCAACAGTAAAAAATATCGTTACCCAGAAGAATTTTAATTTAATCGAAGCTCTTGCTGAGAACGTCGCTCAGGAAATCCTGGCAAATTACCGGATTGACCAGGTAAGGGTGAATGTGCGCAAACCCCATGCTCCCATCAGCGGAATTTTTGATTATATGGGCTGCGAAATCATAAGGGGAATCAAATTATAA
- the folK gene encoding 2-amino-4-hydroxy-6-hydroxymethyldihydropteridine diphosphokinase: MPRAYIGLGSNMGNPVLNLETALKRIDGIEGIRITATSSVYETEPVGYEEQAWFHNCVAEIDTLFSPEELLCKLQEIENELGRVRLIRWGPRTIDLDILLYDRAVINTERLIIPHPRMAERAFVMVPLAEIAPDAEFPDGRTAAQVTELINDNKKFTCIHRKL, encoded by the coding sequence ATGCCTCGTGCGTATATCGGTCTGGGATCCAATATGGGTAACCCGGTTCTAAATCTGGAAACTGCTCTGAAAAGGATTGACGGGATAGAGGGGATCAGGATTACAGCAACCTCCTCAGTTTATGAGACTGAACCGGTTGGTTATGAAGAACAAGCCTGGTTTCATAATTGTGTTGCTGAAATAGACACATTATTTTCTCCGGAGGAGCTTTTATGTAAACTTCAGGAGATAGAAAATGAACTTGGCAGGGTTAGGTTAATTAGGTGGGGGCCCCGGACTATTGATTTGGACATCCTTTTATATGACCGTGCGGTTATAAACACAGAGCGCTTGATAATTCCTCACCCCAGAATGGCGGAGCGGGCATTCGTGATGGTTCCTCTGGCCGAAATTGCTCCTGATGCTGAGTTCCCTGACGGAAGGACTGCGGCACAGGTCACTGAACTAATAAATGATAATAAAAAATTCACTTGCATTCACCGGAAATTGTGA
- a CDS encoding Rossmann-like and DUF2520 domain-containing protein, translated as MYRIGVIGTGVVGSAVAILLQDKGHQVTGMYSKTGISAVRLAERLGCRAFTDPVQILNFAEVIFITTPDRELNQVASLLAASGMVRGEHRFFHMSGVQPAAVLAPLSEKGGVISSLHPLQSFAGIEQALVNLPGSFFTVQGDAAAMETAYRLISDLEGEPFTIKEEDKPLYHLGAVIASNYLVALMHYAIGIFGSIGIPEGKAIEALLPLIKGTLSNIAELGPVKSLTGPVARGDSGTVGGHLKALSKLNYSYMDLYKTLGRYTVEIALEKGSIDETQRERLLKLFCEGAE; from the coding sequence ATGTACAGGATTGGTGTAATTGGTACCGGGGTAGTTGGTTCAGCTGTAGCCATTCTGCTCCAAGATAAAGGCCATCAGGTTACCGGGATGTATTCAAAGACCGGAATCTCTGCTGTCAGGCTTGCTGAAAGGCTTGGCTGCAGAGCATTTACCGATCCTGTTCAGATTTTGAATTTTGCTGAGGTTATTTTTATTACAACTCCTGACCGTGAACTCAACCAAGTTGCTTCTTTATTGGCTGCTTCAGGGATGGTTAGGGGAGAGCACCGGTTTTTTCATATGAGTGGTGTTCAGCCCGCTGCAGTGCTTGCCCCACTAAGCGAAAAGGGCGGTGTCATCAGTTCGCTGCATCCGCTGCAGTCATTTGCTGGCATTGAGCAGGCTCTGGTGAATTTACCGGGTTCATTTTTCACTGTCCAGGGTGATGCTGCAGCGATGGAGACCGCCTACAGATTAATCAGTGACTTGGAAGGGGAGCCGTTTACCATCAAGGAGGAAGATAAGCCTCTCTACCACCTGGGGGCGGTTATTGCCTCCAATTATTTGGTCGCTCTGATGCACTATGCCATAGGCATATTTGGCTCGATAGGCATTCCGGAAGGCAAGGCGATAGAGGCATTATTACCACTAATCAAGGGTACTTTATCAAATATAGCGGAACTTGGCCCGGTAAAATCCCTTACCGGACCTGTTGCCAGGGGGGATTCCGGCACTGTCGGGGGACATCTGAAGGCACTGTCAAAATTGAACTACAGCTATATGGACTTGTATAAAACGCTTGGCCGGTACACTGTTGAGATAGCGTTGGAAAAAGGAAGTATTGATGAAACCCAAAGAGAAAGGCTGCTAAAATTATTTTGTGAGGGGGCTGAATGA
- the panB gene encoding 3-methyl-2-oxobutanoate hydroxymethyltransferase yields MNNSKVTTFKLREMMARGEKITVLTCYDYSMAKMLDQAGIEILLVGDSLGNVLLGYDSTIPVTMEDMLIHTKAVSRGAQNAMVVADMPFMSYQVSVEESVRNAGRFLQEAGANAIKLEGGREISQTIKAINDAGIPVMGHLGLTPQSINKLGGYRVQGRDEATARLILNNALALQDAGVFSIVLECVPAPLAKMVSERIDVPTIGIGAGAGCDGQVVVIHDLLGLYSTVSPKFAKKYANLHSTILEAVGRYKSEVKEGLFPGSEHSYDMEETEIGKLY; encoded by the coding sequence ATGAATAACAGCAAGGTGACCACATTTAAGCTGAGGGAAATGATGGCACGTGGTGAGAAGATAACTGTACTCACGTGTTATGACTATTCCATGGCCAAAATGCTGGACCAGGCAGGTATTGAAATATTGCTGGTGGGTGATTCGCTGGGAAATGTGCTCCTGGGTTATGACTCTACTATACCCGTGACCATGGAAGACATGCTGATTCATACCAAGGCTGTTTCCAGAGGGGCTCAAAATGCTATGGTAGTTGCAGATATGCCTTTTATGTCATACCAGGTTTCGGTAGAGGAAAGTGTCAGAAATGCGGGGCGCTTCCTTCAGGAAGCCGGAGCTAATGCAATTAAGCTTGAAGGCGGACGGGAGATTTCCCAAACTATAAAAGCCATTAATGATGCCGGTATTCCGGTTATGGGACATCTTGGGCTGACTCCTCAGTCCATTAATAAGCTTGGCGGTTACCGCGTACAGGGCAGGGATGAGGCTACAGCACGGCTGATACTAAATAATGCCCTGGCTCTGCAGGATGCCGGTGTTTTCTCAATAGTTTTGGAGTGTGTTCCGGCACCTCTTGCCAAAATGGTTTCAGAACGCATCGATGTGCCGACAATCGGGATTGGAGCCGGGGCTGGTTGTGATGGTCAGGTCGTGGTAATCCATGACCTGCTGGGGTTATATTCGACTGTCTCCCCAAAGTTTGCCAAGAAGTATGCCAATCTTCACAGCACCATCCTGGAGGCTGTTGGGCGCTATAAATCTGAGGTCAAAGAAGGTCTTTTTCCCGGGTCTGAACACAGCTATGATATGGAAGAAACTGAAATCGGCAAACTGTACTAA
- the panC gene encoding pantoate--beta-alanine ligase — protein sequence MKVIEMIAEMKEFVTKVKRQGKTIGFVPTMGFLHEGHLTLMRKAAEKTDFVVASIFVNPLQFGAGEDFEEYPRDLERDLRLAESAGVNLMFTPGVTEMYPSGYGTTVEVGSLTDKLCGRSRPGHFRGVTTVVTKLFNIVEPDIAFFGQKDAQQAAILNKMAADLNMNLEIKVVPIVRETDGLAMSSRNKYLSPEERKAALVLSQGLELARNFVAAGARNTADLISEITDFINREPRARIDYVEVLSFPGFSETENMHGQVIIALAVFIGGTRLIDNMVLEV from the coding sequence ATTAAAGTAATTGAAATGATAGCTGAAATGAAAGAGTTTGTCACCAAGGTAAAGAGACAGGGTAAAACTATTGGATTTGTCCCGACAATGGGGTTTCTCCATGAGGGACATCTGACCCTAATGAGGAAAGCAGCCGAAAAAACTGATTTTGTTGTGGCCAGTATTTTTGTTAATCCGCTTCAGTTCGGTGCAGGGGAGGACTTTGAAGAATACCCCAGAGACCTGGAGCGGGATCTCCGGCTTGCTGAAAGCGCCGGAGTGAACCTGATGTTTACCCCTGGGGTTACCGAGATGTACCCGAGCGGGTATGGAACGACTGTGGAAGTGGGCAGCCTGACCGACAAGTTGTGTGGCAGGTCACGGCCCGGACATTTCCGGGGAGTTACTACTGTTGTCACCAAGCTCTTTAATATTGTGGAGCCAGATATTGCCTTTTTCGGTCAAAAGGATGCCCAGCAGGCAGCTATCCTTAATAAAATGGCTGCAGATCTCAATATGAACCTGGAAATCAAGGTTGTCCCCATTGTCAGGGAAACCGATGGATTGGCCATGAGTTCTCGCAATAAATACCTTAGCCCTGAAGAACGCAAAGCGGCCCTGGTGTTGTCACAGGGGCTGGAACTGGCCCGAAATTTTGTTGCGGCCGGAGCAAGAAACACAGCGGACTTAATAAGTGAGATAACCGATTTTATTAACAGGGAGCCCAGGGCAAGAATTGACTATGTCGAAGTCCTTTCCTTTCCCGGGTTCTCAGAAACCGAAAATATGCATGGTCAGGTGATTATCGCTCTGGCAGTATTTATAGGTGGTACTCGGCTGATTGATAATATGGTACTGGAGGTGTAG
- the panD gene encoding aspartate 1-decarboxylase — protein MFRTMLKSKIHRAAVTEADLNYVGSITLDEALMEAADILENEKVQIVNNNNGARFETYVIKGTRDSGTVCLNGAAARLVQPGDRIIIISYVMVDNHEAAGFQPIVIFVDDKNRISEINSGEIAGESR, from the coding sequence TTGTTCAGGACAATGTTAAAGTCTAAAATTCACCGGGCGGCAGTAACCGAGGCTGACTTAAACTACGTGGGCAGTATAACATTGGATGAAGCGCTGATGGAAGCAGCTGATATTCTTGAGAATGAGAAAGTACAAATTGTGAACAATAACAATGGAGCGCGTTTTGAAACGTATGTTATTAAAGGAACCAGGGATTCAGGCACAGTCTGTCTTAACGGTGCCGCTGCACGGCTGGTACAGCCGGGAGACAGAATTATAATTATTTCCTATGTTATGGTTGATAACCATGAAGCAGCCGGTTTCCAGCCAATCGTTATTTTTGTAGATGATAAAAACAGGATTTCTGAGATTAATTCTGGGGAAATTGCAGGAGAGTCCCGGTAA
- the nadA gene encoding quinolinate synthase NadA, translated as MKQEAEFSGLQNDILELKKKRNAVILAHLYQRPEVQDIADFTGDSLGLSEEAAKTDAEVIVFCGVHFMAETAAILSPQKTVLLPEVNAGCPMADMITADQLRAKKKECPDAVVVCYVNSSADVKAESDICCTSANAVKVVRSAPANKRILFVPDKNLGHYVGQQAGREVIYWEGFCNTHDRLSAEQLRKAKQTYPEALVMVHPECRPEVIALADRVFSTSGMIKFAKESDHKEFILGTEAGILHKIRKTAPGKKFHMASDELICPNMKATTLEKVKLSLEELQPRIMVPDEIRDKALGAVKRMIAVK; from the coding sequence ATAAAACAGGAAGCTGAATTTTCCGGGCTGCAGAATGACATTCTCGAGCTTAAAAAGAAGCGCAATGCTGTGATCTTGGCACACCTGTACCAGAGACCGGAAGTGCAGGATATTGCGGATTTTACGGGTGATTCCCTTGGGCTTTCCGAAGAGGCGGCGAAAACTGATGCTGAGGTCATAGTGTTCTGCGGGGTACATTTTATGGCTGAAACCGCAGCTATACTCTCCCCTCAAAAGACTGTACTGCTGCCTGAAGTAAATGCCGGGTGTCCGATGGCTGACATGATCACCGCTGATCAGTTAAGGGCTAAGAAGAAGGAATGCCCTGATGCTGTAGTGGTATGTTATGTTAACTCTTCGGCAGATGTGAAGGCAGAAAGCGATATCTGCTGTACTTCTGCCAATGCTGTCAAGGTTGTCAGGTCGGCTCCTGCCAATAAACGCATCTTATTTGTTCCTGATAAGAATCTGGGACACTATGTCGGTCAACAGGCAGGCAGGGAGGTTATTTACTGGGAGGGTTTTTGCAATACTCACGACAGGTTATCTGCTGAACAACTGCGAAAGGCTAAACAGACTTATCCCGAGGCCCTGGTGATGGTTCATCCTGAATGCAGGCCGGAGGTGATTGCTTTGGCCGACAGGGTTTTCAGCACATCCGGAATGATAAAGTTTGCCAAAGAGAGTGACCATAAGGAATTTATTTTGGGCACTGAAGCGGGGATTCTTCATAAAATAAGAAAAACTGCTCCCGGGAAGAAATTTCATATGGCTTCAGATGAACTGATCTGTCCTAATATGAAAGCCACTACTCTGGAAAAGGTTAAGCTGTCACTTGAGGAGTTACAGCCTCGGATTATGGTGCCTGATGAAATACGTGACAAAGCCCTTGGCGCTGTAAAGCGTATGATTGCTGTTAAATAG
- the nadB gene encoding L-aspartate oxidase produces MIPRHIVNFDTRSLPQKETDYLIIGSGIAGLYAALKASEFAEVTLLTKKKMGDTNTERAQGGIAAAIHSADSPALHRADTLEAGAGLCDVEAVEVLVNEGPDRVRELIEMGANFDRLDGELTFTREAAHSRRRILHAGDFTGEEIQNTLARRILSENKVHFLEDHMVIDLLTDGNKCYGALVWDNLAQKTIAYFAKITVLATGGAGQVFQNTTNPEVATGDGTALAFRAGAAVMDMEFVQFHPTALSLPGAPRFLISEAVRGEGALLRNIHGERFMPRYHPGAELAARDIVARSIFREMAATGTTHVFLDLSPITGKKVKKRFPTIARTCFQYGIDIAREMIPVAPAAHYMMGGIQTNLDGETSVAGLYACGEAACQGVHGANRLASNSLLDGLVFGHRIVDSSKPKFKEWRGPHGRHFSYNELLAPQSDNVSRIKEVREVIQRLMWENVGIIRDENVLRNALNCLEQMHNIFRFESGCMEEMETYNILVAATLITYAALTRGESRGGHCRVNYGVRDDVNWKKHMVIYRDSGGEISAYKREVT; encoded by the coding sequence TTGATTCCCAGACATATTGTAAATTTTGATACCCGGTCTCTGCCGCAAAAAGAGACCGATTATCTCATCATCGGCAGTGGCATCGCCGGATTGTATGCTGCTTTAAAAGCCAGCGAATTTGCTGAGGTTACCCTGCTCACCAAGAAGAAGATGGGTGACACCAATACGGAAAGGGCTCAGGGCGGAATTGCAGCCGCTATTCACAGCGCTGACTCGCCGGCTCTGCACAGGGCCGATACCCTGGAGGCTGGGGCCGGACTCTGTGATGTGGAAGCCGTAGAAGTGCTGGTAAATGAAGGGCCGGACCGGGTCCGGGAACTAATCGAGATGGGCGCTAATTTTGACCGTTTGGATGGTGAGCTGACTTTTACCAGAGAAGCAGCTCACAGCCGCCGGAGGATCCTGCATGCAGGCGATTTCACGGGAGAGGAAATCCAAAACACCCTTGCCAGAAGGATACTAAGCGAAAACAAGGTGCATTTTCTGGAAGACCATATGGTGATAGACCTGCTTACTGATGGGAACAAATGCTATGGCGCTCTGGTATGGGACAACCTGGCCCAGAAGACCATTGCCTATTTTGCCAAAATCACTGTACTGGCCACAGGAGGTGCCGGACAGGTTTTCCAGAACACCACTAACCCCGAGGTTGCCACCGGTGATGGTACGGCCCTGGCCTTTAGAGCAGGGGCTGCGGTTATGGATATGGAATTTGTACAATTCCATCCCACCGCGTTATCTCTTCCGGGAGCCCCTCGTTTTTTAATTTCTGAGGCTGTCAGGGGGGAAGGCGCTCTCCTGAGAAATATCCATGGGGAACGTTTTATGCCCCGATATCACCCGGGAGCGGAGCTTGCGGCAAGGGATATTGTAGCCAGATCCATATTCCGGGAAATGGCAGCTACCGGCACTACCCATGTTTTTCTTGATCTGTCACCTATTACGGGCAAAAAAGTTAAGAAAAGATTTCCAACTATTGCCCGGACGTGTTTCCAGTATGGGATAGATATAGCCAGGGAAATGATACCTGTGGCTCCGGCTGCCCACTACATGATGGGCGGCATCCAGACCAACCTTGATGGGGAGACTTCTGTTGCCGGGCTTTATGCCTGTGGGGAAGCAGCATGCCAGGGGGTTCACGGGGCTAACCGGCTGGCCAGCAATTCACTGCTCGATGGCCTGGTATTCGGCCACCGGATAGTAGACAGCAGTAAGCCTAAATTCAAAGAATGGCGGGGGCCCCATGGCCGGCACTTTAGTTATAACGAGTTGCTTGCTCCGCAATCAGACAATGTATCTCGAATTAAGGAAGTCAGGGAAGTTATCCAGCGTCTGATGTGGGAAAATGTTGGCATTATCAGAGATGAAAATGTCCTGCGAAATGCTCTTAATTGTCTTGAACAGATGCATAACATATTTAGATTTGAGTCCGGGTGTATGGAGGAAATGGAAACTTATAATATTCTTGTTGCTGCTACCCTAATTACCTATGCTGCGCTTACCAGAGGTGAAAGCAGGGGCGGGCACTGCAGGGTAAACTATGGGGTCAGGGATGATGTTAACTGGAAAAAGCATATGGTAATATACCGGGATTCAGGAGGCGAAATAAGTGCATATAAACGTGAAGTTACTTGA